One Conger conger chromosome 7, fConCon1.1, whole genome shotgun sequence genomic window, GCTCCCTTTGATTTAATATTTCTACAACTGTCAGGTTTCTTTTGCAATGAAACTATCAGCTGTTTCTTTAGAAACTGAAAGGTACAGTGATACAAAAGTAATACAAACAGATGAAATGAGTGTGTTCTGCAGAGCCATGCAGAGattcatgaaatgtttttcagtcaCAGATTAATGGGCTGAGGGAATCCTTGGATTATTAATACAACAACATACAACAATTATATGTAATTTGTACTATTTAGCTGGTGATTTTatgcaaagcaacttacagttcattagacaaagcaggggacaatccccccatgGAGGAAAGCAgagttaatggccttgctcaagggcccaacagctgtgcagatctatCATGGCTTCACTGGGGCTTGGACCATCAATTATCCTgatcatgtaccatagccactaggctataggctttGGTTaatctatttgttttattttcaggttCTAAAAAACTGTTCAGAAGGTGAGAAACTGTGAACAGCAAATAAACCTGTGATGAGCCCCCTGAATTCAATTGTCTTTCACAATACCAGTATTGTGCATCCTGACTTCTTTTTCATAAGTGGTTTTGCCGGTATTCCCCACATAGAATACTACTATATCTTCACATGCTTTGTTTATGCTCAGACTCTACTGGGGAACGcttttgtcatgttcatgatttACACTgaccactgtcttcacagtccaaaatacattgcagtttttaatttggctcTGTGCGATTTGTGTGGAAGCACTGCATTCATTCCTCCGATGATTGACACCTTCctgtttaaatcacatttaatctcCTTCAAGGCCTGCATGGCTaatatgtattttgcattttcttttatcTCTCTACAATCTTTCACTCTGGCTGTTTTGTCCTATGATAGATGTGTTGCTATCTGCTTTCCACTGAGATACAATGAGATTGTGACTAGTAAATCAATATTGGTGATAACAGTCACATTATGGATTTTGGCAGGAACAGCCAACTTCATAGGTGTGATTTCTATGAACAAACTGTCGTTCTGCAAATCCACTGTGATAAACAGTTATTTCTGTGATTACGGACCCACAGCCCGTTTGGCGTGCAATGACAACACTGCAACTACAGTCATTAATTGGACACATCCTATTATGATTCTCTGGTGTCCAGTACTTTTTATCGTGGGCACATACATTTGTATAGCCAGAGCGTTATTAAAAATCGCAGCAGCCTCAGAGCGCCTCAAAGCCATGCAAACCTGCACCTCTCATTTGATcttggtgagtgtgttttactTTCCTATCTGTATCACTGAAGCAATGGGCTCTGCCATGGACCAGAATGCGAGGATTTTTAACTTGTCTCTGACGACTGTCTTGCCAGCTTTACTGAATCCAATCATTTACTCATTGAAAACGGAAGAATTCAGACAAGCCATTAAAAAGCTGTACAGAAGAAACAAGATACACATAATTGcaaggaatgaatgaatacatgttATGAATACAAATAACTGCCAGACAAGTTTCAGTACATAACAATTTTTAACCCCCAAACTTAATCGTGAATTGTAAGAGAAATGTGCAAATGTACCCTGACCTGTTTATTATGTATTCATTAGAcatactggtcttctgctgctgtagcctatccagtccattcgatgtgttgtgtgttcagagaggctgtTTTGCATATCACAGTTTTTTGAGTACCATCTTCCTGTCATCCCTAATTGTTTGGGGTGCCAATAAAATGAACCTATGGCTTTTAGAAAAAAATTGGATTcctcaataaaaatgtaaaaaaatgtaaaatgagaatAAATCTATTGAAATGCAATGATATAGTTTTTCTACAGTATATGCTTGAACATAGTTTGTCATAGAGATTAGTGACAGGGAATGTGGGATTGACAAAGCTGTAGACAGCATAGTCTGTGTTCGTGAAAAGGAATCTTGCATGATGTGTTGCCTGCCTGGTGCCTAGACAGGAGATCTCAGGAGCAAGCAGACAAGCTCCTGGTCAGATCAGGGAGGGATCCAGTGGTCTTGGACCGAGTAATGTAGACTGGGGGGCAAGTTCTGGATTGCAGGACTGTGACTGAGAAGTGGGGCAGGGTCAAAATTATACTTGATGTGCAGTGTAAATTCATTCTAAAGGTGTGGAAAAGTTtccacagtggatgaataaAGCTATACCTAAGTGTTTGCGAAACTGTATAAGATAATAAAAAGGACAGTACTGAGACTAATAATGCTGAAAATTGTAATACTAAAAAGGGTTCAAAAAGAACTCAAGTTAACTAAAAGTCTATTTTAAAGGCAAATTGCACAAGTTGCTGAATGTTATCCAAAGCATTTCTTTCTATACTATAGTGGGAAAAGGAAAGTAAAAAGTGAAGGTTGAGTGCATTAAGATtaacaaaggagaactgctgtataagaataaaCATATTGCTGAtgccttaaatggctactttgtagagagttttaccagggaggaggttactaaTAGGCTGGAAGTCATATTTGAATGTCAGTCGATATTGAGATTGGGGATAGAGAAGTACTAGATAAATTATATGAAGTAAAGaaaaataaggcagcaggccccaATGCcatattcccaagggtactcaaagagttaagtgaaataagttttaaaccactggcaagtatttaGTATTAAGTttttagaaactggagaaataccggATGACTGAGAACAATTTAAGATAtggcttattaaaatatgtgtgtctgacagaaaCGGTTTTGTAAGATCAACCTTCAAAGATTGTCACAGTTTCTCACCTACAAGTGACCTAGGTGTAAAAACTGGCCCCTCAGCCACTGGTTTGGAGGGTCTGGAAAGTTTGGGGGCAGAACATAGGTCTGGGGGAGTCAACGAGTTGCATAATGTGGGCATGAGCCGAGAGGCATAATACTTGAAAggcagattttttaaataataattttaagctttatttatatagtacctttaTATAGCAATGtatatatgtaatgtaatgtaatgtaatatagcacATTTAATGCATAAGATATCGCTAAAAGTGCTTTAAATTCAGCACAAAATTCTGGTTTCTGCGCACATAAGTTATAACAAAGATTACATtctcatttttttaatattgcatttttgttATATACAAATGAAAGGACAGAAGTGGAATTTGCGGGGGTGCAGTGGGTTATTGGTCTAAGCATACACATTTCTAAATATTGCATTGTCAGCTTGTTATCCATGAATGACTGTACAGCAGCTAATCATAGTTTGATTTAATGTTGCCAGCAGTTctctgaaatgtgaaatcatcccatta contains:
- the LOC133133395 gene encoding olfactory receptor 1F1-like gives rise to the protein MSPLNSIVFHNTSIVHPDFFFISGFAGIPHIEYYYIFTCFVYAQTLLGNAFVMFMIYTDHCLHSPKYIAVFNLALCDLCGSTAFIPPMIDTFLFKSHLISFKACMANMYFAFSFISLQSFTLAVLSYDRCVAICFPLRYNEIVTSKSILVITVTLWILAGTANFIGVISMNKLSFCKSTVINSYFCDYGPTARLACNDNTATTVINWTHPIMILWCPVLFIVGTYICIARALLKIAAASERLKAMQTCTSHLILVSVFYFPICITEAMGSAMDQNARIFNLSLTTVLPALLNPIIYSLKTEEFRQAIKKLYRRNKIHIIARNE